One Cryptococcus neoformans var. grubii H99 chromosome 3, complete sequence genomic region harbors:
- a CDS encoding small subunit ribosomal protein S19e yields the protein MPGVRDISAEAFIKAYSSHLKRSGKLEIPTWVDIVKTGPQKELAPYDPDWFYVRAAAVARHIYLRKHVGVGALAKLHGTKNRRGTRPSHHRDSSTGVQRTVVQSLEKIGVLEAAPDGGRKISQDGMRDLDRIATAVLEAEREEEEEEDEEEEEEEEEADEE from the exons ATGCCGGGTGTTCGCGACATCAG TGCCGAGGCCTTCATCAAAGCCTACTCTTCCCACCTTAAGCGATCCGGCAAGCTCGAGATCCCCACATGGGTCGACATTGTTAAGACCGGTCCCCAAAAGGAGTTGGCTCCCTACGACCCTGACTGGTTCTACGTGAGGGCAG CTGCCGTCGCCCGACACATCTACCTCAGGAAGCACGTCGGTGTCGGTGCTCTTGCCAAGCTCCACGGTACCAAGAACCGACGAGGTACTCGACCTTCCCACCACCGTGACTCCTCCACTGGTGTCCAGAGGACCGTTGTCCAGTCtcttgagaagattggTGTGCTTGAGGCTGCCCCTGACGGAGGCAGGAAGATCAGCCAGGACGGAAT GCGAGACCTCGACCGAATCGCCACTGCCGTTCTTGAGGCCGagcgagaggaggaggaagaggaggacgaggaagaggaggaggaggaggaggaggctgaCGAGGAGTAA